In one Epinephelus lanceolatus isolate andai-2023 chromosome 19, ASM4190304v1, whole genome shotgun sequence genomic region, the following are encoded:
- the LOC117269412 gene encoding uncharacterized protein LOC117269412: protein MFSLETFERQISAVMETVVEAAVTELGRLLEKRSANVMAAQQRSAPLTKSEEGEEEEEEEESEVTPQGERHLFNKVITNQFASLMEALTRSAVDKVLMMLKVSLCEAEDSPAAEGEQRAGLNNEVTQTNMNPAAGQVAEAKQLTESASRITPQKRKKNKRRPKPATTRGDDHIYHREQRHPEEPAAAAAAAAAGDTDSVIKPSVAATHESNSGSLSDAEALTTELASSVGEENGVQVDTGTSAPTSKVKKKKTTEPLKCPCCDKSFTLKCMMDRHYLTHSKPHLCSECGKRFSGQRGLIAHSRRHTGEKLYKCSDCGTEFAYKNTFERHMRNHRMKKPSTHTCALCENHFTGLLALQRHRCCALKKTFVCSLCPETFECRQSLAVHENLHSGDRDFVCEMCGESFFSSLSLATHRVTHMQKENCCDVLGLGCSDLSVLKNHLSKHTGEKPFCCEVCGKGCSHQSALKHHMLTHTGEKPFVCETCGKRCGHASALQNHLRIHTGKKPGQQPVCNVCGKKFRRTVNLKYHMSIHTGMKPYACDHCDKKFSNPSNLKLHMMIHSGEKMYGCNICGKRFTQANSLKLHRRVHTGEKLYCCKVCGEGFIHCSDFRKHQRGHMPDEPGDGQPEETAVKI, encoded by the exons ATGTTCAGCCTGGAGACTTTTGAGCGTCAGATATCTGCTGTGATGGAGACTGTGGTGGAGGCGGCGGTGACGGAGCTCGGCAGACTTTTGGAGAAGCGCTCGGCTAACGTCATGGCCGCTCAGCAGCGCTCTGCTCCGCTAACGAAGAgcgaggagggggaggaggaggaggaggaggaggagagcgagGTGACTCCACAGGGGGAGAGACACCTGTTTAACAAAGTTATAACG AACCAGTTTGCATCCCTCATGGAAGCTTTGACCAGAAGTGCTGTAGACAAAGTGCTGATGATGTTGAAAGTGTCCCTGTGTGAAGCTGAGGACAGTCCTGCTGCAGAGGGAGAGCAGAGGGCCGGGCTGAACAACGAGGTGACACAGACGAACATGAACCCAGCAGCAGGGCAGGTGGCCGAGGCCAAACAGC TTACAGAATCAGCATCCAGGATTACTcctcagaaaagaaaaaaaaacaagagaagacCCAAACCAGCAACGACGAGGGGTGATGACCACATATACCACAGAG agcagCGACATCCTGaagaaccagcagcagcagcagcagcagcagcagcaggtgacaCAGACTCAGTGATCAAACCTT CTGTTGCAGCCACACATGAGAGTAACTCTGGGTCCCTGTCTGACGCTGAAGCTTTGACTACGGAACTGGCCTCCAGTGTAGGTGAGGAAAATGGCGTCCAGGTGGATACAGGCACTTCAGCTCCCACgtccaaagttaaaaaaaagaagaccaCCGAGCCGCTGAAATGTCCTTGTTGTGACAAATCATTCACTCTGAAGTGTATGATGGACAGACACTATCTGACTCACTCCAAACCTCACCtgtgctctgagtgtgggaaacgGTTTTCAGGACAGCGAGGGCTCATCGCACATTCAAGACGTCACACCGGGGAGAAGCTTTACAAATGCTCCGACTGTGGGACAGAGTTTGCGTACAAGAATACCTTCGAGAGACACATGCGTAATCACAGAATGAAGAAGCCGAGCACACATACGTGCGCGCTGTGTGAGAATCACTTCACCGGGCTGCTGGCACTTCAGAGACACAGGTGTTGTGCTTTGAAAAAGACCTTTGTTTGCTCACTTTGCCCGGAGACCTTTGAGTGCAGACAGAGTTTGGCCGTTCACGAGAACCTACATTCAGGAGACAGAGATTTTGTCTGTGAAATGTGCGGTGAGAGCTTCTTCTCATCCTTGTCCTTGGCCACTCATCGGGTGACTCACATGCAAAAGGAGAACTGCTGCGACGTGCTCGGCCTCGGTTGCAGCGACTTGAGCGTCCTCAAAAATCACCTGAgcaaacacacaggagagaagccgtTCTGCTGTGAGGTTTGCGGTAAAGGTTGTAGTCACCAGAGCGCTCTGAAGCACCACATGTTGacccacacaggagagaagcccTTCGTCTGCGAGACCTGCGGCAAACGCTGTGGCCACGCTAGCGCGCTTCAGAACCACCTGAGGATCCACACGGGGAAGAAGCCCGGGCAGCAGCCGGTCTGCAATGTGTGCGGCAAAAAATTCCGCCGCACGGTCAATCTCAAATATCACATGAGCATCCACACGGGGATGAAACCTTACGCCTGCGACCACTGCGATAAAAAGTTCAGCAACCCCAGCAATCTCAAGTTACACATGATGATTCACTCGGGGGAGAAAATGTACGGCTGCAACATCTGCGGCAAGAGGTTCACTCAGGCCAACAGCCTCAAGCTGCACAGACGCGTTCACACAGGAGAAAAGCTATACTGCTGCAAAGTCTGCGGGGAGGGATTCATACACTGCAGCGACTTCAGGAAACATCAGAGGGGTCACATGCCAGATGAGCCAGGAGATGGTCAGCCTGAAGAGACTGCTGTGAAAATCTAA
- the LOC117270010 gene encoding uncharacterized protein LOC117270010: MRGSQVLQLSLLLVGLCQARRASPPGGPSTPQEAGEVPVSQLRMLSLGLAHLLQGVEENAEQLEQQGEQVAAELDGATESLESLRKQNLQAGRTHRQVRKDLQILSARGDRLWRAARDLQKGLEDLEREQGAMQHRMNQILQKVKSLSDPRSVGRTQLDIRSVKVIMDKQARRLASLTSEVSARDRMIDRRLQHIDHLEKWVSARPPAALRADSDSDCV, encoded by the exons ATGAGGGGGAGCCAGGTGCTGCAGCTGTCCCTTTTGTTGGTGGGACTATGTCAGGCCCGCCGTGCCTCTCCACCCGGTGGTCCCTCCACACCCCAGGAAGCAGGTGAGGTCCCTGTGTCCCAGCTGAGGATGCTGTCACTGGGACTGGCTCACCTGCTGCAGGGGGTGGAGGAGAACGCcgagcagctggagcagcagggAGAGCAGGTGGCGGCAGAGCTGGACGGAGCCACAGAGAGTCTGGAGAGCCTTCGTAAGCAGAATTTACAGGCAGGACGGACTCACAGGCAG GTGAGGAAGGACCTGCAGATACTGAGTGCCAGAGGGGACAGGCTTTGGAGGGCTGCCAGAGATCTGCAGAAGGGGCTGGAGGATCTGGAGAGGGAGCAGGGAGCCATGCAGCACCGCATGAACCAGATCCTGCAGAAAGTGAAGAGCCTGAGCGATCCGAGGTCAGTGGGTCGGACTCAGCTCGACATCAGATCCGTGAAG GTTATCATGGATAAACAGGCCCGACGGCTCGCCAGTCTGACCTCAGAGGTTTCAGCCCGAGACAGAATGATTGACAGGCGCCTGCAGCACATTGACCACCTGGAGAAATGG gTGTCCGCGAGGCCTCCAGCAGCACTGAGAGCAGATTCTGACTCCGACTGTGTCTGA